In the genome of Gadus morhua chromosome 14, gadMor3.0, whole genome shotgun sequence, one region contains:
- the LOC115559136 gene encoding FERM domain-containing protein 5, which produces MLSRLMSGSIRSLDREYDCTVRLLDDSEYTCTIQRDAKGQYLFDLICHHLNLLEKDYFGIRYVDPDKQRHWLEFSKSIAKQMKSQPPFTMCLRVKFYPPDPAALKEEITRYLVFLQIKRDLYHGRLLCKTSDAALLAAYILQAEIGDYDPGKHPEGYSSKFQFFPKHSERLERRISDIHKTELIGQSPDTSELNFLQKAQSLETYGIDPHPCKDVSGNPAFLAFTPFGFTVLQGNRRIHFLNWDEVTKLKFEAKTFHVYANQKEDKKIILTYFAPTPEACKHLWKCGVENQAFYKLEKSSQVRTVSSSNLFFKGSRFRYSGRVAKEVMEQSAKIKRDPPEIHRAGLVPSRSCPSITHGPRLTSVPRTRRRAVHISIMEGLESLRDSAHSTPVRSVSHGDTFMRRSRGHLADSREAGPSGSGVISDEAYSPSDSVLPTPVAEHGGAEMSLGRHLNGTSRGAGDEEGGAESETAQERGGQGAEPGPGKRGALRAGGRSRTSTPGGAGGDVEELNKFVLSVLRLFLVTMGLLGALLLLLLVLTESDLDIAFLRDIRRTPEFQQFHLEYFCPLRRWLACKVRWMGGFLVSQ; this is translated from the exons CGAGATGCCAAGGGACAGTACCTGTTCGACCTCATCTGCCACCACCTCAACCTGCTGGAGAAAGACTACTTTGGCATCAGATATGTGGACCCAGACAAGCAGAGG CATTGGCTGGAGTTCTCCAAATCAATTGCCAAACAGATGAAAT CCCAGCCCCCCTTCACCATGTGTCTGCGGGTCAAGTTCTACCCCCCGGACCCTGCCGCCCTGAAGGAGGAGATCACCAG ATACCTGGTCTTCCTACAGATTAAGAGGGATCTGTATCACGGCCGACTTCTGTGCAAGACCTCGGACGCTGCCCTACTGGCTGCCTACATACTCCAAG CGGAGATCGGGGACTACGACCCGGGGAAACACCCCGAGGGCTACAGCTCCAAGTTCCAGTTCTTCCCCAAACACTCGGAGCGGCTTGAGCGCCGCATCTCAGACATCCACAAGACCGAGCTGAT AGGACAGTCTCCAGACACATCTGAACTCAACTTCCTACAGAAAGCTCAGAGTCTGGAGACGTACGGCATCGATCCTCACCCCTGCAAG GATGTGTCTGGTAACCCAGCCTTCTTGGCCTTCACTCCATTTGGCTTCACTGTACTCCAAGGAAACAGGAGGATACACTTCCTTAActg GGATGAGGTGACCAAACTCAAGTTTGAGGCAAAGACGTTCCATGTTTACGCTAATCAGAAGGAG GATAAGAAGATCATCCTGACGTACTTTGCTCCTACCCCCGAGGCCTGTAAGCACCTGTGGAAGTGTGGAGTGGAGAACCAGGCCTTCTACAA GTTGGAGAAGTCCAGCCAGGTGCGCACGGTGTCCAGTAGTAATCTCTTCTTTAAGGGAAGTCGCTTCAGATACAG TGGAAGAGTTGCAAAAGAAGTGATGGAACAAAGTGCCAAAATAAAGAGAGACCCCCCTGAGATCCACAG AGCTGGCCTGGTCCCTAGTAGGAGTTGTCCCTCCATCACCCATGGCCCTCGTCTGACCAGTGTTCCCCGCACCCGACGGAGGGCTGTCCACATCTCCATCATGGAAG GTCTGGAGTCGCTCCGGGACAGTGCCCATTCCACGCCGGTGCGCTCCGTCTCCCACGGCGACACCTTCATGCGGCGCTCGCGGGGCCACCTGGCGGACAGCAGGGAGGCCGGCCCCTCGGGGTCGGGGGTCATCTCGGACGAGGCCTACAGCCCGTCGGACAGCGTGCTGCCCACGCCCGTGGCCGAGCACGGCGGCGCCGAGATGTCGCTGGGCCGCCACCTCAACGGGACGTCCCGCGGAGCCGgcgacgaggaggggggggcggagtcagagacggcccaggagagggggggccagggggcggagccgggcCCGGGCAAGAGGGGGGCGTtgcgggcgggggggaggagcaggacctCGACCCCCGGGGGCGCCGGCGGGGACGTGGAGGAGCTGAACAAGTTTGTTCTGAGCGTCCTGCGCCTGTTCCTGGTCACCATGGGTCTGCTGGgggcactgctgctgctgctgctggtgctgacCGAGTCGGACCTGGACATCGCCTTCCTCCGGGACATCCGCAGGACGCCAGAGTTCCAGCAGTTCCACCTGGAGTACTTCTGCCCGCTGCGGCGCTGGCTCGCCTGTAAGGTACGCTGGATGGGCGGCTTCCTCGTCAGCCAATAA